A DNA window from Acidobacteriota bacterium contains the following coding sequences:
- a CDS encoding metal-binding protein, translated as MPRGRTHDAITFLLAAPAFAVTYSVTRDIAASATVGLAFIFGGLMFGPDLDTVSRQYSRWFIFRFLWFPYRSFFSHRSRFSHGLIFGALIRVVYFMGIVSLIVFLTVYLYAANSGGSLPAFGQIADVWRPIGIYTREKLGSNLLELIFPGLWLGAASHTFTDMAGSFVKTGRVAKFL; from the coding sequence ATGCCCAGGGGACGAACTCATGATGCGATCACATTTCTGCTCGCGGCACCGGCATTTGCGGTGACGTATAGTGTGACGCGGGATATCGCTGCATCGGCAACCGTCGGTTTAGCGTTCATCTTCGGCGGGTTGATGTTCGGGCCGGACCTGGACACGGTTTCGCGGCAATATTCTCGTTGGTTCATCTTTCGGTTTCTTTGGTTTCCCTATAGATCCTTTTTCAGTCATCGCTCGCGGTTTTCGCACGGTTTGATCTTCGGAGCGTTGATCCGGGTTGTTTATTTTATGGGGATCGTGTCGCTGATCGTATTTCTCACGGTCTATCTTTATGCGGCCAATTCGGGCGGAAGCCTGCCCGCGTTCGGCCAGATCGCCGATGTATGGCGGCCGATAGGCATATATACGCGTGAGAAGTTGGGAAGTAATTTGTTAGAACTGATCTTTCCCGGGCTATGGCTCGGGGCAGCGAGTCATACGTTTACCGACATGGCAGGATCGTTCGTGAAGACAGGGCGGGTTGCGAAGTTTTTGTGA
- a CDS encoding nucleotide sugar dehydrogenase yields the protein MIKEELKGLISDKSARIGVIGLGYVGLPLIIEFCLKGYEAVGFEVDEKKTSEINAGRSYIVDVTSENVKKCVDEGKLTATTDFAKLNTCDVIIICVPTPLRKTKDPDMSYILTAGGEIQKYMRRGQLIILESTTYPGTTDEVLLPMFEEKGFKLDEDFLLAFSPERVDPGNPQFQTHNIPKVVGGVGPDSTDVAAFLYGQIVSNIHRVSSARVAEAAKLWENTFRAINIGMANEMAKVCNALGIDTWEVVSAAATKPFGFMPFYPGPGIGGHCIPLDPHYLSWKARQHGFDSKFISLAEQINSTMPNYVVELATAALNEERKAVNGSKILILGVAYKKDIDDMRESPALSIIDLLRADGADVYYHDPFVPVVTFDHAYTIGDADPLYNKELTDELIAESDCVIICTEHTTVDYSRICRLAKVVVDTRNALSPEIRGACNAKVVRL from the coding sequence ATGATAAAAGAAGAACTTAAAGGACTTATTTCAGACAAGAGCGCCCGCATCGGTGTGATCGGGCTTGGCTACGTCGGCCTACCGCTGATCATTGAATTCTGCCTCAAGGGTTATGAGGCTGTCGGCTTTGAGGTCGATGAGAAAAAGACCAGCGAGATCAACGCCGGACGTTCGTACATCGTCGATGTTACAAGTGAGAACGTAAAGAAGTGCGTTGACGAAGGAAAACTCACCGCGACGACCGATTTTGCCAAGCTCAACACGTGTGATGTGATCATCATCTGCGTCCCGACACCGCTCCGAAAGACGAAAGATCCGGACATGTCCTACATTCTGACCGCCGGCGGCGAGATCCAGAAATACATGCGTCGCGGACAGCTTATCATTCTCGAATCAACAACTTATCCCGGCACGACAGACGAAGTACTGCTGCCGATGTTCGAAGAAAAAGGCTTTAAGCTCGACGAAGATTTTCTTCTGGCATTCTCACCAGAGCGTGTAGATCCGGGCAATCCGCAGTTTCAGACACACAATATTCCAAAGGTTGTCGGCGGTGTCGGGCCCGATTCGACTGACGTGGCGGCTTTTCTTTACGGCCAGATCGTCAGCAATATTCATCGGGTTTCGTCAGCACGCGTTGCCGAGGCGGCGAAACTGTGGGAAAACACATTCCGCGCTATCAATATCGGAATGGCAAACGAAATGGCCAAGGTATGTAACGCTCTCGGTATCGATACCTGGGAAGTCGTAAGTGCGGCGGCGACCAAGCCATTCGGCTTTATGCCGTTCTATCCGGGACCGGGAATCGGCGGGCACTGCATTCCGCTCGATCCGCACTACTTGTCGTGGAAGGCGAGACAGCATGGATTTGATTCGAAGTTCATCTCGCTTGCCGAACAGATCAATTCGACGATGCCAAACTACGTTGTCGAACTCGCGACCGCCGCGCTGAACGAAGAGCGAAAAGCGGTAAACGGTTCAAAGATCCTGATTCTTGGCGTCGCCTACAAAAAAGACATCGACGACATGCGCGAATCGCCGGCACTTTCGATCATCGATCTGCTGCGTGCCGATGGAGCCGATGTTTATTACCACGATCCGTTCGTTCCGGTTGTGACATTTGACCACGCCTACACGATCGGCGATGCCGACCCGCTTTACAACAAAGAACTGACCGACGAACTGATCGCCGAATCGGACTGCGTGATCATCTGCACGGAACACACGACCGTTGACTACTCACGCATCTGCCGCCTGGCAAAAGTGGTTGTCGATACAAGAAATGCCCTGTCACCCGAGATCCGCGGGGCCTGCAATGCGAAGGTTGTGAGGCTCTAA
- a CDS encoding UbiA family prenyltransferase: MASFAEKLKTTLAMIKFEHTLFALPFAFLGAILAANGLPTWWQLLWITVAMFGARSAAMTFNRIVDRDIDAKNPRTANRELPSGKLSVGFAWVFLYVSIGVFLLASYSLNWLTFALSPVALLFVLGYSYAKRFTALAHLILGIALAISPSAAWIAVRGTLNDEIPILLSVLVLMWTAGFDVLYACQDFEFDRKAGLRSIPARFGIKNSLWIARVFHFQAFIVLVLLYLVTGLGWLALAGVIAVGALLIYQHTLVKANDLSKMNAAFFTTNAFVSVILLMTFGASVMLNQSR; encoded by the coding sequence ATGGCATCATTCGCTGAAAAACTTAAGACCACGCTCGCGATGATCAAATTCGAGCATACGCTGTTCGCTCTGCCGTTCGCATTCCTCGGAGCGATCCTCGCAGCGAACGGCCTGCCGACCTGGTGGCAGCTGCTGTGGATCACGGTCGCGATGTTCGGAGCCCGCTCGGCCGCGATGACCTTTAACCGAATCGTCGACCGCGACATCGATGCCAAAAATCCTCGAACCGCTAACCGCGAACTGCCAAGCGGCAAGCTCTCGGTCGGCTTCGCCTGGGTCTTCCTCTACGTTTCTATCGGCGTTTTCCTGCTCGCGTCTTACTCGCTGAACTGGCTCACATTCGCCCTTTCTCCGGTCGCGTTGCTCTTCGTACTCGGTTACTCGTACGCCAAACGGTTCACCGCGCTCGCTCATCTGATCCTCGGTATCGCTCTGGCGATCTCGCCTTCGGCCGCCTGGATCGCGGTTCGCGGAACACTAAATGACGAGATCCCGATCCTGCTTTCGGTGCTGGTTCTGATGTGGACGGCGGGATTTGATGTGCTGTACGCGTGCCAGGATTTCGAATTTGACCGTAAGGCCGGATTGCGTTCGATACCGGCTCGTTTCGGCATCAAAAACTCGCTCTGGATCGCCCGCGTATTTCACTTTCAGGCTTTTATCGTCTTGGTTTTGCTGTATTTGGTGACCGGACTTGGCTGGCTAGCCCTCGCGGGCGTGATAGCCGTCGGGGCGTTGCTGATTTACCAGCACACCTTGGTAAAAGCCAATGACTTGAGCAAAATGAACGCCGCATTCTTTACAACCAACGCCTTTGTAAGCGTGATTTTGCTGATGACTTTCGGTGCGTCAGTGATGCTCAATCAATCCCGCTAG
- a CDS encoding DUF481 domain-containing protein, with protein sequence MKNFSWPLATLLLFSLALNIAASEITLKNGDRLTGKIVDESDDTITVETVYAGKVKIARSHIEKVVADPATKDAIKPVATAVQPKPEKAPVSVPSPAVVKKSSNGFSGRFRALATGWEGNANIGFSYTSGNSNNITMSTGLRASKTRPQDGFIIYARSLWNSNHGNHVNITTQNAFWGGARYDRTIDRRLFGFISYDFERDKPRHLNFRSVPGGGLGHRTIKNDRTELEFIAGGAWNRTWQTGNDTNTPEALAGFTFKQKLNDRMKFQNTMTFFQNVTDRNEYRFIFDATLSADVTKKVGFYFSVGDRFNNDPNGNAQRNDFLFTTGMKWNFGKKK encoded by the coding sequence ATGAAAAACTTTTCCTGGCCCCTCGCAACATTGCTGCTCTTTTCACTAGCGCTTAACATCGCTGCCAGCGAGATCACGTTGAAAAACGGTGACCGCCTGACCGGCAAGATCGTCGATGAAAGTGACGATACGATCACCGTCGAAACTGTATACGCCGGCAAGGTAAAGATCGCTCGATCACACATCGAGAAGGTCGTGGCAGATCCCGCGACCAAAGATGCGATAAAGCCTGTCGCGACGGCAGTTCAGCCAAAACCAGAAAAAGCTCCTGTGTCGGTTCCGTCTCCTGCAGTCGTAAAAAAAAGCTCTAACGGCTTTTCCGGCCGCTTTAGAGCCCTCGCGACAGGTTGGGAAGGCAATGCAAATATCGGGTTCAGCTACACATCCGGAAACTCGAACAACATTACGATGTCGACAGGCCTTCGAGCTTCGAAAACGCGCCCTCAGGACGGATTCATCATCTACGCTCGGAGCCTGTGGAACAGTAATCACGGAAATCACGTCAACATCACGACCCAGAATGCATTCTGGGGCGGTGCCCGCTATGACCGAACGATCGACCGGCGGTTGTTTGGTTTTATCTCCTACGATTTTGAACGTGATAAACCTCGCCACCTGAATTTCCGCTCAGTTCCCGGTGGCGGCCTTGGACACCGTACGATAAAGAACGACCGTACCGAACTTGAATTCATTGCCGGCGGAGCGTGGAACCGCACGTGGCAGACCGGAAACGACACCAACACACCGGAAGCCCTGGCCGGATTCACATTCAAGCAGAAATTGAATGATCGTATGAAATTTCAGAACACGATGACCTTTTTCCAGAACGTCACTGACCGTAACGAGTATCGCTTCATCTTCGACGCGACGCTCTCGGCCGACGTCACGAAAAAAGTCGGCTTCTATTTCTCGGTCGGCGATCGGTTTAATAACGACCCGAACGGTAATGCCCAGCGAAACGACTTTCTCTTCACGACCGGCATGAAATGGAACTTTGGCAAGAAGAAATAG
- a CDS encoding rhodanese-like domain-containing protein, with amino-acid sequence MRSLLLVCFIALAALAALGQSGDVKKPSTDAEVPRIGIEEAKKAYDDSSAVFVDARAVEVYKADHIKGAVVIEGAAENRFDALPKNKKIIVYCS; translated from the coding sequence ATGAGATCGCTACTTTTAGTGTGTTTTATCGCGCTCGCTGCTCTGGCCGCTTTGGGCCAGTCTGGCGATGTCAAGAAACCGTCGACCGACGCGGAAGTGCCCAGAATCGGGATCGAGGAAGCAAAGAAGGCGTATGACGATTCAAGTGCCGTCTTTGTCGATGCCAGGGCGGTCGAAGTTTACAAGGCGGACCACATCAAGGGAGCCGTGGTCATCGAAGGTGCGGCAGAAAATCGATTCGACGCCCTGCCAAAAAACAAGAAGATCATTGTTTACTGTTCCTGA
- the bcp gene encoding thioredoxin-dependent thiol peroxidase: MLKEGDKAPDFTSKDQNGNDVSLSDFAGKRVVLYFYPKDDTPGCTKEACSFRDADDVFREKGITVLGVSTDSEKSHQKFISKYQLPFDLLADVDKKIVEDYGVWGEKSMYGKKYMGTFRKTFLIDDSKIVKIFEKVDVAKHADEVLAAFGEK, encoded by the coding sequence ATGTTGAAAGAAGGCGATAAAGCTCCCGATTTTACTTCGAAGGACCAGAACGGCAATGACGTAAGCCTATCGGATTTTGCGGGCAAGCGTGTGGTGCTCTATTTTTATCCGAAAGACGATACACCAGGCTGTACGAAGGAAGCGTGCTCGTTCCGCGATGCTGACGATGTGTTTCGTGAAAAAGGTATTACGGTCCTCGGCGTTTCGACCGACAGCGAGAAATCGCATCAGAAATTTATCTCAAAGTATCAGCTTCCGTTCGATCTGCTCGCCGACGTCGATAAAAAGATCGTCGAAGATTACGGCGTCTGGGGCGAAAAGAGCATGTACGGTAAGAAGTACATGGGCACATTTCGCAAGACTTTTTTGATCGATGACAGCAAGATCGTCAAGATCTTTGAAAAAGTGGATGTCGCAAAACACGCCGATGAAGTTTTGGCGGCGTTTGGAGAGAAATAG
- the wecB gene encoding UDP-N-acetylglucosamine 2-epimerase (non-hydrolyzing) gives MLKVLLIAGARPNFMKVAPIYAEMKRRPSEFVPMIVHTGQHYDAAMSDAFFDDLGMPKPDIYLGVGSGSHAVQTAKIMTEFEPVVLEHKPEWVLVVGDVNSTIACALVCAKLGIKIAHVEAGLRSRDRAMPEEINRILTDSISDLLLTTSQDADVNLDQEGIRGRRVKFVGNVMIDSLLEHLKIAENSTVREDLGIAAGEYGVMTLHRPSNVDERDVFEGILDALVTVAEKLPIIFPVHPRTRGKIAEFGFDAKIASSNIRLIDPLGYLDFMRLYSGAKLVLTDSGGLQEETTVLGIPCLTLRHNTERPVTIELGTNVLVGTDPEKIKQAAAEVLDGGKQREDAKIPPLWDGRYATNWTLSK, from the coding sequence ATGCTCAAGGTTCTCCTCATCGCCGGTGCACGGCCAAATTTTATGAAGGTCGCTCCGATCTACGCCGAAATGAAGCGGCGGCCGTCGGAATTTGTGCCGATGATCGTGCATACGGGCCAGCATTACGATGCGGCGATGTCGGATGCTTTTTTTGACGATCTCGGTATGCCGAAGCCGGATATTTATCTCGGTGTTGGCTCGGGTTCGCACGCGGTGCAGACGGCGAAGATCATGACGGAATTCGAGCCGGTCGTGCTTGAGCATAAGCCGGAGTGGGTTCTCGTTGTAGGCGACGTCAATTCCACGATCGCCTGCGCACTTGTCTGTGCAAAGCTTGGGATCAAGATCGCTCACGTCGAGGCGGGATTGCGATCTCGTGACAGAGCGATGCCTGAGGAGATCAATCGCATTCTGACGGATTCGATCTCGGACCTGCTGCTGACGACTTCGCAGGATGCGGATGTAAATCTCGATCAAGAGGGAATTCGAGGGCGGCGGGTGAAGTTCGTCGGCAACGTGATGATCGATTCGCTGCTCGAACATCTGAAGATCGCTGAAAACTCGACCGTTCGCGAGGATCTTGGCATTGCGGCGGGCGAATACGGCGTGATGACGCTGCATCGTCCGTCGAATGTGGATGAGCGAGATGTGTTCGAGGGAATTCTCGACGCGTTGGTCACGGTCGCTGAGAAACTGCCGATCATTTTTCCGGTTCACCCGCGGACACGCGGCAAGATCGCGGAATTTGGGTTTGACGCGAAGATCGCGAGCTCAAACATCCGCCTCATCGATCCGCTCGGCTATCTCGATTTCATGCGGCTCTACAGCGGTGCGAAATTGGTGCTGACCGATTCGGGTGGGCTGCAGGAAGAGACGACGGTGCTCGGCATTCCGTGCCTAACGCTTCGCCACAATACTGAACGGCCGGTGACCATTGAACTCGGAACTAACGTACTCGTCGGAACCGATCCTGAGAAGATAAAACAGGCTGCGGCTGAAGTTCTCGACGGCGGAAAACAGCGTGAAGACGCTAAGATACCGCCGCTGTGGGATGGACGATATGCGACGAATTGGACGTTATCTAAGTGA
- a CDS encoding rhodanese-like domain-containing protein produces the protein MNKLKASGLSLFVLVLFLACQKPAVIEYVKYTNDLAVPRISAEEAKKEYDAGNVVFVDSRGQAAFDVEHLPGAIVVPYQPGVEQSYDNLPKGKKIIVYCS, from the coding sequence ATGAATAAACTGAAAGCCTCAGGCTTGTCGCTTTTCGTCCTGGTTCTTTTCCTGGCGTGCCAGAAACCGGCCGTGATCGAATACGTCAAATATACTAACGATCTCGCGGTTCCACGGATCTCAGCGGAAGAAGCTAAGAAGGAATACGATGCTGGAAATGTCGTCTTCGTCGACAGCCGTGGGCAAGCCGCCTTTGACGTCGAGCATCTGCCTGGAGCGATCGTCGTTCCGTATCAGCCGGGTGTTGAACAGAGTTACGATAACCTTCCTAAAGGCAAAAAGATAATTGTCTATTGCTCCTGA